The Silurus meridionalis isolate SWU-2019-XX chromosome 6, ASM1480568v1, whole genome shotgun sequence genome contains the following window.
CCAGACTCAAACCCGCCCCTGTCTAATTAGTGACTTATTGAtgaaccactgagccaccacccAGTGActcaatttatatatttcttgtcCCACTCAGGAATTAATTGAGCTTCTTTGAGATATACATGATACAAAGCCATCCAAAGCCCACAAaagatttttcttcttcaaatttAGGGAGATGTTACCAATGCATACCCCACCACCGAAGATCATTACAACCACTCACGAGCAGAAAGGTCCCTCATCTGGCAAGCTGCTGCACGTTCCAGGCAGGAACAGTGAGCATGGTGGTCACTTGCGGAGACAAGGTCAATTCGGTCATGTCCACTTTGAGGAGGAGTCACAGAATGCGACAGAGCGTCACTGCCAAAGTAGAGTTTTCAAGCATAAACCGGTGTTGATGGACATTTTACTATCTAGCCAGCAACCAAAGGCACCACCGCCTCTTGCAGTCCCACAAGATAGTAAGGGTTTAGGATCAAGCCAGGATAGTGCAGGAATCCCACTGGCCATTCATGGTAATCAAGGGGATCCCTTTATAAAGACTGTATTGCGCAAGAGTGAGCCCCAGAAATGTAAGGCCTGTGGGAACATCCTGACACTAAATCATCCCAAAGAATCTAGGCAAAATGCAGATGGACTGAGAAACTCTGGTAATCAGTGGGTTACTTCTGGTCAACAAATTGTTAAACCAAATCTATTAGAAGGTACTATGTTGACTGGAAGTTCCAGCCTGGATGACAATGTCATGGCTGCAGAAGAAGGTGATCTTGGAGAAAGAGCATCAGCTTTTGGGAAGCTCCGAAGGAGGAGTCGCAAAGGGGAGAACAGAGTTGAGGTGAGTTATGGCCCTTATGCTCGTGGTCAAGATCTGTTGGCGCAAAGAAGGAATTCTAGGACCAGATCCGGTCTGGAGGAGGTCTCTGGACCTCGTTCCAAACCTGCACGAGGTGTTAGATTTGCTACTGATTCCTTTACACCAAGAACTACAACTTCCAGAAACTGTAGGGATTCTGCTGGAATCCACCTGCCTATAAAATCCGCTTTAAAGTCTGGGTCCAAGAGCAGACCAATAGAGCAACTCGGTGTAAAGACCCTGTCTTCAGTGCAggaagtggagaaaagtccTCACCATGCGGTTGCAACCCCCCAGGACCTTGGTGCTCCTTCACAGGTTTCACAAGTCTCCTCAGGACTAATTCCTTGTTTTAAATCATCCTCTTTTAAGTACTTGTTACCTGTGGTAGCACCTGTAGAGTCTTTAGATGGTAAGCATAACCGCTAGTGTTTCATTGTTGTCCTTCTAGTTTAATGTTCTTGCTTAAAAATGTACACTAATTACCTTGTGAacttttactctttatttttacTAGTCCTTTTGCCAAGCGAGGATTCTACCTGTGCTGCCTCTCGCCCAACAGAAAATTGGCCGATTGTCCGAGGTGCGGCCATGTCCAAGACAGAGGATTTAAGAGCAGAACTTCTTAGATCAGTACACAGAAAAGCTGAATTACAGTGGGATGAAAATTTAGCTGCATCACGGTACGTCTAACAAAAGTCAAATGTACTGTATTGCTAGATCAGTCTTTTGTTGAGGATATTATTAGAATTATGGTGAAAACATTGTATTGGCAGGTCATCCCTTGCTGGAATATGGCCAACCATCCCTTGGTTTATATAGCTGGCCAGAGGTTTTATTTAGTGCAGAACGAAGTATGTTAGATCCTGCTTGATCTTAGCAGGTGGCTTGTTTCTCCTGCATGAAAATAAGTTACGGATCAaaaggttggtggttcgagcCCTAGTATCGCCgagctgccactcttagggTCCTTgagaaggcccttaaccctttgtgcctcagggggtgctgtatcatggctgaccctgcactcagCACCGAGCTTCCTAAAAtaactgggatatgcgaaaaaagAATCTCacagtgctgtaaagtacatgcaAAAACCATAAAGcacctttattttttcttttcttcatttttgcaTCAGGAAAACACTGGAGCGGGACGGACGGCCCAAGCTCTCTCTACGCCGTTTTTTCTCGGCCATGGGCCTGAACAGCATGGGAAAGATGGTGAAGGGCAGTCGGTCCAGTAGCATGGAGCATCTGTCGCATTTCACAGCCAGAGCTTCTCCAAGCTCCACTCACAAAGGCCAGACTCTATTGCAGAGAACACCATCTCTTCAGGCCTTAAATATGGCTACTTATCAGGTTAGTATGGCTACTTATCTATACTGGAAAGCTTCCTGAAATTTCAGACAAGCAATTAAACTGGTCTATCATTGTTCCTCATTTATTTCCACCAGGAGTCTCCTCTTGCTCAGCTGCGTAAAGCTTCTTCTTTCCAAAGCCTGCAGTCACCAAAGAAGAAATATGAGCGCTCAGCTGTTCCTGGAGAGCTTCATTTGCCTCTTCCCTTTGGTACCAGGTTTGTTGGGAGAGCTAATGTGTTACGTATGCATTGTAATATACCACTACCATTGTACTGCTAAATTCTTAAATCTAACAACATGGCTGTATGCTTTAGTGGTAATTTCACAGGTGTATATTAATTTGTATGGTGGACATGCCAGCTAGCATAAGGCTAATAATACAAGGGGTCAAGTCAAACTGGGACTTTTGagcttataaaataaaagaacaaatttcagagtagaaactgcatttattttccaGTACACTCCCCTGATACATTCATACACTTATCCCAGCATTTAACTAACGCCTGGAAAGATTCGCCATAGAAACCATGAACCATCCTTGGACATCACTTTATTTGTCACCTTGCTGAAATGCCGACCTCCGAGGAACTCGTCGATTACCCAGGATCAGTCATTATCCAGGAATGACTGCTGTTGTCTGGGAACCACCACGACTGGGATCGTCACTGACAAACGTACGGAGATCTTTGAAATGTTTACGCCATACAAATGTCTGACTGCGGCTTAGCGTCTCATTTCCAAACTGTGCATGAATTCTTCTGTAGATAtccacattttccttttttcattcaCATGAAACTTCATCGCCACACGCTGTACCATGCACTCAATAACACTGTTGTCCGCCATCTTTATTTTCTCTGGATTGGCCTGCGACATGTGTGCCACCAAAGCGTGTAGTACCACCATGCtagcatacatttttatacctgtaaaatTAAACGCTTTTCATGTATACTTTTAGggatcattataataaaaagggAATGGAAATCCTAGATGCATCTCAACCTTCAGGTCCAATGGGCCGAATTCTCCAGACGTTACCTGATGGATCTTTGCTGCTGGAGCTCACTAGACCAGTCAACGCACCTTTCGGCTTTGTTATCTGTAAAGGAAAAGGTCGACCCGACTCAGGTATTGGTTCAAAGTTCCAAGCATGAGGAATAAACATTGAAACCGGACTCTCAGTTTTTGCATAGCCTGTATTTTAAcgatatcttttttttcttcatctctgTCCAAATCAATAGATGCGTAATATAGCAAAAACATAATTAACATTGCCTTACTAGTTAAAGTGTAAAATGGACCTGttgctctttctcttgctcCCGTTCCTAATAGGAATATATGTAGAGCAAGTGGGAGGCGGTACCACAGAGAACATCTACACCAGCCTTTTGGCAGTAGGAGATGAAATCCTGGAGGTCAACGGAGAAAAGGTGACTGGGTTGAGCCTTGACCAGGTGACCTGTCTGATGACTCGTGAGAGTTCGGCTACCGTCCGAATCGTCCCACATCGTTGGATTCAGCACTGAACTGCTCAAGGATACATAATGGATCCAATTGTTGAATTTCGGAAATGTGAATGGAGGGAAAGTGCACCAAGTCTCTGTTACTATAAAGAGGAAAATTAGTGTCCATGCCGTGCTCAATTCAACACCTTATGATCTGACCAATAAGATTAGAGAAATCATTAGTGCTGTTCACCTAAATTTATTAGCGTAGGCGTaaaatgcattatgggtaacACACGTATACCTCAGCCACCAAGCTAAAGCGTATAGAGATTAATTTATCGTACTTCTATAAGGTATTTATATTAGAGTTAGGGTTCTATGtggttgtttgttttaatagcTGATATTGTAGTTGATCTCTCAATTGATATAATTGATTCATTGGTGAATGTCTGTACTGCTGCTTGTGTTTATGTCTGTACTCTTGACTGGGAACAAATAAAATCTAGGTATATAGTAGTGTCCTGTTGTACATGGAAAAAGACACAATGGAGATGTGGTGGTATGTGATGGGGTTCTTTGATAAGATGTTGGGTgtctgatcaaaaggtcataCGTTTaattcccagcaccaccaagcaggctcttgatcaaggcccttaaccttcataTGTGATAATACCAATATAATACATTGCCCTTTTCTTATCATACAAGgttcattatttaaat
Protein-coding sequences here:
- the si:ch211-13f8.1 gene encoding uncharacterized protein si:ch211-13f8.1 isoform X1 codes for the protein MNVADRTLQSSDMEANAPIKKAGTQLFHYTGQSAPDFESSSDLPSGSAVSALQSKFKERSQRRSKGKEMHVLLKDPPETLKKPDKKQSPLSIAEVKIVNMCSSDEVSEVQGFVTPSQLTEKKWQKDSIPSFDNEFGEGSRIEDFIKIGDGGTLLSKPTSSPRYWMPPKGFWRVARREEQNFKFRGTALHKDLQGLDSLKSTSTQRCFQNEQGPLDEPRKEDISEAEITKPTSAMFAEGQYPPPNKDLPPSYKGTDWDTTISCRSGFNIRSDLTLSPRHEQAKRLLERARSKAHSQNQHNDQGTSSIQREVLEMLPMHTPPPKIITTTHEQKGPSSGKLLHVPGRNSEHGGHLRRQGQFGHVHFEEESQNATERHCQSRVFKHKPVLMDILLSSQQPKAPPPLAVPQDSKGLGSSQDSAGIPLAIHGNQGDPFIKTVLRKSEPQKCKACGNILTLNHPKESRQNADGLRNSGNQWVTSGQQIVKPNLLEGTMLTGSSSLDDNVMAAEEGDLGERASAFGKLRRRSRKGENRVEVSYGPYARGQDLLAQRRNSRTRSGLEEVSGPRSKPARGVRFATDSFTPRTTTSRNCRDSAGIHLPIKSALKSGSKSRPIEQLGVKTLSSVQEVEKSPHHAVATPQDLGAPSQVSQVSSGLIPCFKSSSFKYLLPVVAPVESLDVLLPSEDSTCAASRPTENWPIVRGAAMSKTEDLRAELLRSVHRKAELQWDENLAASRKTLERDGRPKLSLRRFFSAMGLNSMGKMVKGSRSSSMEHLSHFTARASPSSTHKGQTLLQRTPSLQALNMATYQESPLAQLRKASSFQSLQSPKKKYERSAVPGELHLPLPFGTRDHYNKKGMEILDASQPSGPMGRILQTLPDGSLLLELTRPVNAPFGFVICKGKGRPDSGIYVEQVGGGTTENIYTSLLAVGDEILEVNGEKVTGLSLDQVTCLMTRESSATVRIVPHRWIQH
- the si:ch211-13f8.1 gene encoding uncharacterized protein si:ch211-13f8.1 isoform X2 encodes the protein MEANAPIKKAGTQLFHYTGQSAPDFESSSDLPSGSAVSALQSKFKERSQRRSKGKEMHVLLKDPPETLKKPDKKQSPLSIAEVKIVNMCSSDEVSEVQGFVTPSQLTEKKWQKDSIPSFDNEFGEGSRIEDFIKIGDGGTLLSKPTSSPRYWMPPKGFWRVARREEQNFKFRGTALHKDLQGLDSLKSTSTQRCFQNEQGPLDEPRKEDISEAEITKPTSAMFAEGQYPPPNKDLPPSYKGTDWDTTISCRSGFNIRSDLTLSPRHEQAKRLLERARSKAHSQNQHNDQGTSSIQREVLEMLPMHTPPPKIITTTHEQKGPSSGKLLHVPGRNSEHGGHLRRQGQFGHVHFEEESQNATERHCQSRVFKHKPVLMDILLSSQQPKAPPPLAVPQDSKGLGSSQDSAGIPLAIHGNQGDPFIKTVLRKSEPQKCKACGNILTLNHPKESRQNADGLRNSGNQWVTSGQQIVKPNLLEGTMLTGSSSLDDNVMAAEEGDLGERASAFGKLRRRSRKGENRVEVSYGPYARGQDLLAQRRNSRTRSGLEEVSGPRSKPARGVRFATDSFTPRTTTSRNCRDSAGIHLPIKSALKSGSKSRPIEQLGVKTLSSVQEVEKSPHHAVATPQDLGAPSQVSQVSSGLIPCFKSSSFKYLLPVVAPVESLDVLLPSEDSTCAASRPTENWPIVRGAAMSKTEDLRAELLRSVHRKAELQWDENLAASRKTLERDGRPKLSLRRFFSAMGLNSMGKMVKGSRSSSMEHLSHFTARASPSSTHKGQTLLQRTPSLQALNMATYQESPLAQLRKASSFQSLQSPKKKYERSAVPGELHLPLPFGTRDHYNKKGMEILDASQPSGPMGRILQTLPDGSLLLELTRPVNAPFGFVICKGKGRPDSGIYVEQVGGGTTENIYTSLLAVGDEILEVNGEKVTGLSLDQVTCLMTRESSATVRIVPHRWIQH
- the si:ch211-13f8.1 gene encoding uncharacterized protein si:ch211-13f8.1 isoform X3, which gives rise to MNVADRTLQSSDMEANAPIKKAGTQLFHYTGQSAPDFESSSDLPSGSAVSALQSKFKERSQRRSKGKEMHVLLKDPPETLKKPDKKQSPLSIAEVKIVNMCSSDEVSEVQGFVTPSQLTEKKWQKDSIPSFDNEFGEGSRIEDFIKIGDGGTLLSKPTSSPRYWMPPKGFWRVARREEQNFKFRGTALHKDLQGLDSLKSTSTQRCFQNEQGPLDEPRKEDISEAEITKPTSAMFAEGQYPPPNKDLPPSYKGTDWDTTISCRSGFNIRSDLTLSPRHEQAKRLLERARSKAHSQNQHNDQGTSSIQREVLEMLPMHTPPPKIITTTHEQKGPSSGKLLHVPGRNSEHGGHLRRQGQFGHVHFEEESQNATERHCQSRVFKHKPVLMDILLSSQQPKAPPPLAVPQDSKGLGSSQDSAGIPLAIHGNQGDPFIKTVLRKSEPQKCKACGNILTLNHPKESRQNADGLRNSGNQWVTSGQQIVKPNLLEGTMLTGSSSLDDNVMAAEEGDLGERASAFGKLRRRSRKGENRVEVSYGPYARGQDLLAQRRNSRTRSGLEEVSGPRSKPARGVRFATDSFTPRTTTSRNCRDSAGIHLPIKSALKSGSKSRPIEQLGVKTLSSVQEVEKSPHHAVATPQDLGAPSQVSQVSSGLIPCFKSSSFKYLLPVVAPVESLDVLLPSEDSTCAASRPTENWPIVRGAAMSKTEDLRAELLRSVHRKAELQWDENLAASRKTLERDGRPKLSLRRFFSAMGLNSMGKMVKGSRSSSMEHLSHFTARASPSSTHKGQTLLQRTPSLQALNMATYQESPLAQLRKASSFQSLQSPKKKYERSAVPGELHLPLPFGTRNHEPSLDITLFVTLLKCRPPRNSSITQDQSLSRNDCCCLGTTTTGIVTDKRIIIIKREWKS